From the genome of Candidatus Obscuribacterales bacterium, one region includes:
- the gloB gene encoding hydroxyacylglutathione hydrolase, whose amino-acid sequence MEIHRIPVLSNNYIFLCHHPKTGTATVVDPAEAQPVLAWLDRHSATLTAIFNTHHHHDHVGGNHQLLQRYPEAVVYAGAADRDRIPGQQVFLEEGDRVSFGDRVGEVLFVPGHTLAHIAYYFPPLQPDQPGDLFCGDTLFAGGCGRLKEGTPAQMLQSLSRLRTLPDQTRIWCAHEYTLENLTFALTVDRDNCQLQQRLEQVRAARQQQQATIPSLLGLEKQTNPFLRWDVPALQAIAGSTDAVRTFARLRGMKDLF is encoded by the coding sequence ATGGAAATTCACCGAATTCCCGTTCTATCCAACAATTACATCTTTCTCTGTCATCACCCCAAAACCGGCACAGCGACTGTGGTTGATCCCGCTGAGGCCCAGCCTGTTCTAGCCTGGCTCGATCGCCATAGTGCCACCCTGACGGCAATTTTCAACACCCACCACCACCACGACCATGTGGGGGGTAACCATCAACTGCTGCAGCGCTATCCCGAGGCAGTTGTCTATGCAGGAGCAGCCGATCGCGATCGCATTCCGGGGCAACAGGTTTTCCTAGAGGAGGGCGATCGCGTCTCCTTTGGCGATCGCGTCGGCGAGGTCTTGTTTGTGCCAGGCCATACCCTTGCCCACATCGCCTACTATTTTCCGCCGCTCCAGCCCGACCAGCCGGGAGATCTATTCTGTGGCGATACGCTCTTTGCTGGAGGCTGCGGTCGCCTCAAGGAAGGAACACCGGCCCAAATGCTGCAATCGCTGAGCCGCCTGCGGACGTTGCCCGATCAGACCCGGATCTGGTGTGCCCATGAATATACCCTGGAAAATTTGACCTTTGCCCTGACGGTTGATAGAGACAATTGTCAACTCCAGCAGCGGCTGGAGCAAGTGCGGGCCGCCCGACAGCAGCAGCAGGCCACCATACCCAGCCTTCTGGGGCTTGAAAAACAAACCAATCCCTTCCTACGGTGGGACGTCCCGGCTCTGCAGGCGATCGCTGGCTCCACGGATGCGGTGCGTACCTTTGCCCGGTTGCGCGGCATGAAAGATTTGTTTTAG
- the rplI gene encoding 50S ribosomal protein L9, producing the protein MAKRIQLVLTKDVSKLGRNGDLVEVAPGYAKNYLVPQGLASFTTPGILRQAAQRREKERERLLAVKAQAEAQKTALETIGRFAVTKPVGEANAIFGTLTSQDLADAILEKTGQEIDRRGIEIPDVHSLGTYKASVKLHADVTANIEVQIVAAKVS; encoded by the coding sequence ATGGCAAAACGGATTCAGTTGGTGCTCACCAAAGATGTGAGCAAACTTGGTAGAAACGGCGACTTGGTTGAAGTTGCTCCCGGATACGCGAAGAATTATTTAGTACCCCAAGGGTTGGCCTCCTTCACCACCCCAGGAATTTTGCGGCAGGCTGCCCAGCGCCGAGAAAAAGAACGTGAACGGCTGCTGGCCGTGAAAGCACAGGCAGAAGCTCAAAAGACTGCCCTGGAAACCATCGGCCGCTTTGCGGTAACCAAGCCGGTGGGTGAAGCCAATGCCATCTTTGGAACGCTGACCAGCCAAGATCTGGCAGATGCAATCCTCGAAAAAACCGGTCAAGAAATCGACCGGCGCGGCATTGAGATTCCTGATGTGCACAGCCTCGGCACCTACAAGGCATCGGTGAAGCTCCACGCAGACGTGACCGCTAACATCGAAGTTCAAATTGTAGCCGCCAAGGTCTCTTAG